The following proteins come from a genomic window of Anabas testudineus chromosome 3, fAnaTes1.2, whole genome shotgun sequence:
- the dut gene encoding deoxyuridine 5'-triphosphate nucleotidohydrolase, mitochondrial isoform X2, with protein MPVLEVTGASAVSPSKRPRTETAPAEQRAVLRFAKLSENATTPTRGSSKAAGYDLYSAYDYSIGPMDKAIVKTDIQIAVPHGCYGRVAPRSGLAAKHFIDVGAGVVDEDYRGNVGVVLFNFSKESFEVKKGDRVAQLVCERICYPDLMEQETLDETERGAGGFGSTGRN; from the exons ATGCCCGTCCTAGAAGTTACAGGCGCTTCTGCAGTTTCTCCATCAAAGAGGCCACGGACTGAAACAGCCCCTGCAGAACAAAGAGCTGTCCTCAGATTTGCAAAACTTTCAGAAAATGCCACGACACCTACCCGAGGTTCATCTAAAGCTGCAGGATATGACCTCTACAG TGCATATGATTACTCCATCGGTCCTATGGACAAGGCCATTGTGAAGACGGACATTCAGATTGCAGTTCCACATGGCTGCTATGGCAGAGTGG CACCAAGATCTGGACTGGCAGCAAAACACTTCATTGATGTTGGTG CTGGTGTTGTAGATGAAGACTATAGAGGAAATGTGGGAGTTGTGCTGTTCAACTTCAGCAAAGAGTCATTTGAAG TGAAAAAAGGTGACAGAGTTGCTCAGCTGGTCTGCGAGAGGATCTGCTATCCAGATCTGATGGAGCAAGAA ACACTGGATGAGACAGAGCGTGGAGCTGGAGGCTTTGGCTCAACTGGACGCAACTGA
- the slc12a1 gene encoding LOW QUALITY PROTEIN: solute carrier family 12 member 1 (The sequence of the model RefSeq protein was modified relative to this genomic sequence to represent the inferred CDS: deleted 1 base in 1 codon), whose protein sequence is MERFKSKGGEHINPSYDSTLDEPPVYEESNFSNGEHRAVRPSVVSAFGHDTLDRMPNIDFYRNAGSVSGQRAVRPSLQELHDVFQKNGAISVPDTVEDDGQDSDGAPSDDLESAIPSDSDKGAVKFGWIRGVLVRCMLNIWGVMLFIRLSWVFGQAGWGLGIVVVALSCVVTTITGLSMSAICTNGVVRGGGAYYLISRSLGPEFGGSIGLIFAFANAVAVAMYVVGFAETVVDLMKEHAAIMVDETNDIRIIGCITVVLLLAISVAGMEWEAKAQVLLLIILLVAIVNVFVGTVIPATADKKSKGFFNYNSKVFSENFLPAFRDGETFFSVFAIFFPAATGILAGANISGDLRDPQGGLPKGTLLAILITGVTYLAVALCVSATVVRDATGNTTDLITPGVPCNGSAIAACEIGYNFSSCDVQKCNFGLMNNFQVMTMVSGFGPLIIAGTFSATLSSALASLVSAPKVFQALCKDNIYKALHFFAKGHGKNNEPIRGYVLTFVISVAFILIGDLNAIAPIISNFFLASYALINFSCFHASYAKSPGWRPAYKYYNMWLSLLGAVLCCVVMFVINWWAALLTYGIEILLYIYVTVKKPDVNWGSSTQAVTFVSAVNNALSLSGVEDHVKNFRPQMLVLTGSARTRPALLDLAHSFSKNFGLCLLCEVFVGPRAKALEEINANMEKNQVWLRKTNRKAFYTAVACDSFGEGAERLLQASGLGRMRPNTLMIGFKRNWRTAGTEAVHNYVGVLHDAFDFEYGTVVLRMNQGLDVSHIIEAEEEMLKAAKEQQELENEMNGNREKPRGLFRKSRKSSQQVLTTRVSVCSPPPPQVAKMNERLLEASTQFKKKLPKGTIDVWWLFDDGGLTLLLPYILTTRKKWKDCKLRIFIAGQPGRSDLDKEEMKSLLQKFRITCSDVNVIDDIHVKPSSDSWRKFEEMIEPFRLYEGSKDTVQAEAMQKEQPYKITDKELNTFEDKTNLQIRLNEVIQENSKSANLIIVSMPIARKESVSSYLYMAWLDILTMNLPPTLLIRGNHKSVLTFYS, encoded by the exons ATGGAGAGATTCAAGTCTAAAGGAGGTGAGCACATTAACCCCAGTTATGATTCCACCCTGGATGAGCCACCTGTCTACGAAGAGTCCAACTTCTCCAACGGAGAACACCGGGCAGTCCGGCCCTCTGTGGTCAGCGCCTTTGGTCATGACACTTTGGATCGAATGCCCAACATTGACTTTTATCGCAATGCGGGCAGTGTAAGTGGTCAACGGGCTGTGCGACCATCCCTACAGGAGCTTCACGATGTGTTTCAAAAG AATGGAGCAATCTCTGTGCCAGACACTGTGGAGGACGATGGCCAGGATAGTGACGGGGCCCCCTCTGATGATCTGGAGTCTGCTATTCCGTCTGACAGCGACAAAGGAGCAGTAAAGTTTGGCTGGATAAGGGGCGTCCTG GTGAGATGCATGCTGAACATCTGGGGTGTCATGTTGTTCATCCGTCTGTCCTGGGTTTTTGGTCAGGCTGGCTGGG GACTGGGAATAGTGGTTGTCGCCCTCAGCTGCGTGGTCACCACCATCACAGGTCTTTCTATGTCTGCCATTTGCACTAACGGTGTGGTCAGAGGAG gaGGAGCCTACTATTTGATATCCCGCAGTTTGGGACCAGAGTTTGGCGGGTCTATTGGTCTAATATTTGCCTTTGCCAACGCCGTAGCTGTGGCCATGTATGTGGTGGGATTTGCTGAGACTGTGGTCGACTTGATGAAG GAACATGCTGCCATCATGGTGGATGAAACAAATGACATCAGAATCATTGGATGCATTacagtggtgctgctgctggccaTATCTGTTGCTGGGATGGAATGGGAGGCCAAG GCACAGGTTCTTCTACTCATCATCTTGCTGGTGGCCATAGTGAATGTATTTGTCGGAACAGTCATCCCCGCAACTGCAGATAAGAAATCCAAAGGCTTCTTCAATTATAACT CAAAAGTCTTCTCAGAGAACTTCCTGCCGGCTTTTAGAGACGGGGAGAcctttttttcagtgtttgccATTTTTTTCCCTGCTGCAACAGGGATCCTGGCTGGAGCCAACATCTCTGGAGACTTACGG GATCCCCAAGGAGGATTACCTAAAGGTACCTTGCTGGCCATCCTGATCACTGGTGTCACTTATCTGGCTGTTGCCCTTTGTGTCT CTGCCACTGTTGTTCGTGATGCCACAGGAAACACAACTGACCTCATTACTCCCGGAGTACCATGCAATGGTTCAGCCATAGCTGCTTGTGAGATTGGCTACAATTTCTCC TCCTGCGATGTGCAAAAATGCAACTTTGGCTTGATGAACAACTTCCAG GTGATGACTATGGTGTCTGGCTTCGGGCCCCTCATCATTGCTGGAACATTCTCAGCTACCCTTTCTTCAGCCCTGGCTTCTCTTGTCAGTGCACCCAAGGTTTTCCAG GCTCTATGTAAGGACAACATCTACAAGGCTCTGCACTTCTTTGCCAAGGGCCATGGCAAAAACAACGAGCCAATCCGTGGCTACGTCCTCACGTTTGTTATTTCTGTGGCCTTCATTCTTATTG gGGATCTCAATGCAATCGCGCCCATCATTTCAAACTTCTTCCTTGCATCTTATGCTCTAATTAATTTCTCCTGCTTCCATGCATCCTACGCCAAGTCTCCAG GTTGGAGGCCGGCATATAAATACTACAACATGTGGCTATCACTGCTGGGTGCAGTACTCTGCtgtgttgttatgtttgttATCAACTGGTGGGCTGCTCTCCTCACATACGGCATCGAAATCCTTCTCTACATTTATGTCACAGTTAAGAAGCCAG ATGTAAACTGGGGTTCATCAACACAGGCAGTGACATTTGTAAGTGCAGTCAACAacgctctctctctgtccggTGTGGAGGATCACGTCAAGAACTTTAG GCCTCAGATGTTAGTATTGACAGGTTCAGCACGAACCAGACCAGCTCTCCTTGACCTGGCTCACTCCTTTTCTAAGAACTTTGGACTCTGCCTCCTCTGTGAAGTGTTTGTG GGCCCGAGAGCAAAAGCCCTAGAAGAGATAAACGCTAACATGGAGAAGAACCAGGTTTGGCTCAGAAAGACCAATCGCAAGGCATTTTATACTGCAGTGGCCTGTGACAGTTTCGGAGAAGGAGCTGAGAGACTGCTGCAG GCTTCTGGTCTTGGCCGCATGAGGCCTAACACATTAATGATAGGATTCAAGAGAAACTGGAGGACCGCGGGTACAGAGGCAGTGCACAATTATGTGGGAGTACTGCA TGATGCATTTGACTTTGAGTATGGGACGGTGGTGCTGAGAATGAACCAGGGACTTGATGTGTCGCACATTATCGAGGCAGAAG AGGAGATGCTAAAGGCAGCAAAGGAACAGCAAGAACTGGAGAACGAGATGAACggaaacagagagaaaccaAGAGGACTGTTCAGAAAGTCAAGGAAATCCTCTCAGCAAGTGCTCACAACCAGAG TATCAGTGTGCAGCCCTCCACCCCCACAAGTTGCCAAGATGAATGAGAGGCTGCTGGAAGCCAGCACTcagttcaagaagaaactgcCTAAAGGCACCATTGATGTGTGGTGGCTGTTTGACGACGGAG GTCTTACCCTGCTACTCCCATACATCCTCACCACCAGGAAGAAGTGGAAAGATTGTAAATTAAGGATTTTCATCGCAGGGCAACCTGGACGCAGTGACCTGGATAAAGAGGA GATGAAGTCTCTGTTGCAGAAATTCAGAATTACCTGCAGTGATGTTAATGTCATTGACGACATCCACGTGAAACCCAGCTCTGACAG CTGGAGAAAGTTTGAGGAAATGATTGAACCTTTCCGTCTGTACGAGGGCTCTAAAGACACAGTTCAGGCCGAAGCTATGCAGAAAGAACAGCCGTACAAAATCACTGACAAAGAGCTGAACACGTTCGAGGATAAG acCAACCTCCAGATACGACTGAATGAGGTGATTCAGGAAAATTCCAAATCAGCCAATCTGATCATTGT GAGCATGCCCATTGCACGTAAGGAATCTGTGTCCAGCTACCTCTACATGGCCTGGCTGGACATTTTGACAATGAACCTTCCACCAACTCTGCTCATCAGAGGCAACCACAAGAGTGTTCTTACCTTCTACTCATGA
- the dut gene encoding deoxyuridine 5'-triphosphate nucleotidohydrolase, mitochondrial isoform X1, protein MQTVVLNNTKHLWLRSLRRQSFSFSDAALCFLGRKFHITLPTQNKEVTGASAVSPSKRPRTETAPAEQRAVLRFAKLSENATTPTRGSSKAAGYDLYSAYDYSIGPMDKAIVKTDIQIAVPHGCYGRVAPRSGLAAKHFIDVGAGVVDEDYRGNVGVVLFNFSKESFEVKKGDRVAQLVCERICYPDLMEQETLDETERGAGGFGSTGRN, encoded by the exons ATGCAGACGGTGGTGCTAAACAATACGAAGCATCTGTGGCTAAGGAGCCTTCGGCGACAATCCTTTTCGTTTTctgatgctgctctgtgtttcttaGGGAGGAAATTTCATATTACGCTGCCCACTCAAAACAAAG AAGTTACAGGCGCTTCTGCAGTTTCTCCATCAAAGAGGCCACGGACTGAAACAGCCCCTGCAGAACAAAGAGCTGTCCTCAGATTTGCAAAACTTTCAGAAAATGCCACGACACCTACCCGAGGTTCATCTAAAGCTGCAGGATATGACCTCTACAG TGCATATGATTACTCCATCGGTCCTATGGACAAGGCCATTGTGAAGACGGACATTCAGATTGCAGTTCCACATGGCTGCTATGGCAGAGTGG CACCAAGATCTGGACTGGCAGCAAAACACTTCATTGATGTTGGTG CTGGTGTTGTAGATGAAGACTATAGAGGAAATGTGGGAGTTGTGCTGTTCAACTTCAGCAAAGAGTCATTTGAAG TGAAAAAAGGTGACAGAGTTGCTCAGCTGGTCTGCGAGAGGATCTGCTATCCAGATCTGATGGAGCAAGAA ACACTGGATGAGACAGAGCGTGGAGCTGGAGGCTTTGGCTCAACTGGACGCAACTGA